One genomic segment of Erythrolamprus reginae isolate rEryReg1 chromosome 2, rEryReg1.hap1, whole genome shotgun sequence includes these proteins:
- the GPR27 gene encoding probable G-protein coupled receptor 27, whose protein sequence is MANSSDLGSSSSSSPHLPSPGGLLGASGLKLASLGLILCLSLAGNLLFAWLILKDRHLHRAPYYLLLDLCLADGLRSLACFPFVMLSVHSGAGFWPHGLLSCKVLAFLSVLFCFHAAFLLFCVGVTRYMAIAHHRFYAKRMTGWTCLAVVFMVWTLSMAMAFPPVFDVGTYKFIQEEEQCIFEHRYVKANDTLGFMLMLATVMAATHLVYGKLLFFIHSHRKMKPAQLVPAISQNWTFHGPGATGQAAANWTAGFGRGPTPPTLVGIRQNATHSQIKRLLVLEEFKTEKRICKMFYMITLLFLLLWSPYIVTCYLRVFIKTSTIPQIYLTISVWMTFAQAGVNPILCFIFNKELRVCFRSHFFCCQSIQNTQGTILCDLKNLRI, encoded by the coding sequence ATGGCGAACTCCAGCGACCtgggaagcagcagcagcagcagccctcaCCTGCCCAGCCCCGGCGGCCTCCTGGGTGCCTCTGGCCTGAAGCTGGCCTCCCTGGGCTTGATCCTTTGCCTCAGCCTTGCTGGTAACCTGCTCTTTGCTTGGCTCATCCTCAAGGACCGCCACTTGCACCGGGCCCCTTACTACTTGCTCCTGGACCTGTGCCTGGCGGATGGCTTGCGCTCCCTGGCCTGCTTCCCTTTCGTCATGCTTTCGGTGCACAGTGGGGCAGGCTTCTGGCCCCACGGGTTGCTCAGCTGCAAAGTGCTGGCTTTCCTGTCGGTGCTCTTCTGCTTCCATGCCGCCTTTCTGCTCTTCTGCGTGGGGGTGACGCGCTACATGGCCATTGCACATCACCGCTTCTACGCGAAGCGCATGACTGGCTGGACCTGCTTGGCCGTGGTGTTCATGGTGTGGACGCTCTCCATGGCCATGGCTTTCCCCCCGGTCTTTGACGTCGGCACTTACAAGTTCATCCAGGAGGAGGAGCAGTGCATCTTTGAGCACCGTTATGTCAAGGCCAATGACACCCTGGGTTTCATGCTTATGCTTGCCACGGTCATGGCGGCCACCCACCTGGTTTACGGCAAGCTCCTCTTCTTCATTCACAGCCACCGCAAAATGAAGCCGGCCCAGTTGGTGCCGGCTATTAGCCAGAATTGGACTTTCCATGGGCCTGGAGCTACTGGTCAGGCAGCTGCTAACTGGACAGCTGGCTTTGGCCGGGGTCCTACCCCTCCTACCTTGGTGGGCATCCGACAAAATGCTACTCATAGCCAGATCAAGAGACTTCTGGTCTTAGAGGAGTTCAAAACGGAGAAGAGGATTTGCAAGATGTTTTACATGATCACCCTCCTTTTCTTGCTTCTCTGGTCTCCCTACATTGTGACTTGTTACTTACGTGTCTTCATCAAAACCAGCACAATCCCCCAGATTTATTTGACCATCTCAGTCTGGATGACCTTTGCCCAGGCAGGAGTCAACCCCATCCTTTGTTTCATTTTCAACAAGGAGCTTAGAGTCTGTTTCAGATCTCACTTCTTTTGCTGCCAAAGCATCCAGAACACTCAAGGCACAATTCTGTGTGATCTGAAGAATTTGaggatataa